In the Manis javanica isolate MJ-LG chromosome 12, MJ_LKY, whole genome shotgun sequence genome, one interval contains:
- the SNED1 gene encoding sushi, nidogen and EGF-like domain-containing protein 1 isoform X8, with translation MPRGAAWALVLAAALGLGARAGRCAVALADFYPFGAERGDAVTPKQDDGGSGLRPLSVPFPFFGAEHSGLYVNNNGIVSFLKEVSQFTPVAFPIAKDRCVVAAFWADVDNRRAGDVYYREATDPATLHRATEDVRRYFPELQDFSATWVFIATWYRVTFFGGSSSSPVNTFQTVLITDGKFSFTIFNYETVTWTTGTHASSGGNATGLGGIAAQAGFNAGDGRRYFSIPGSRTADMAEVEATTNVGVPGRWAFRIDDAQVRVGGCSHTTSVCLALRPCLNGGKCIDDCVTGNPSYSCSCLSGFTGRRCHLDVNECASHPCQNGGTCTHGVNSFSCQCPAGFGGPTCETVQSPCATKGCEHGGQCQEEGGSAVCVCPAGYTGKACETEVDECGSGPCLNGGTCVDLVGNFTCLCTEPFEGPRCETGSHPVPDACLSAPCQNGGTCVDADRGYVCECPQGFTGLDCRDRTPSGCECHNGGRCPRANATLCQCPPGFFGLLCEFEVTATPCSMNTQCPDGGYCMEYGGSYLCVCHTGHNVSHSLPSPCDSDPCFNGGSCDAHDDTYTCACPRGFHGRHCEKARPRLCSSGPCRNGGTCKEASGEYHCSCPYRFTGRHCEIGKPDSCASGPCHNGGTCFHYIGKYKCDCPPGFSGRHCEIAPSPCSQSPCVNGGTCEDLGTDFSCRCQAGYTGHRCQAEVDCGPPEEVEHATLHSSGTRLGSVALYVCDRGYSLSTPKHVRVCQPQGVWSELPRCHEVDECRSQPCLHGGSCQDRVAGYLCVCRAGREGAQCELETDECRGHPCRNGGSCRPLPGAFVCQCPAGFAGEHCETEVDACDSSPCQHGGRCENGGGAYLCVCPEGFFGYHCETVSDPCFSSPCGGRGYCLASNGSHSCTCKVGYTGKDCAKELFPPTALKVERVEESGVSISWRPPEGQASRQVLDGYAVTYASPDGSYRRTDFVERGRSSHRLRALAAGRPYTISVFSVRRNAGNKNDISRPAVLLARTRPRPVEGLEVADVTASTISVRWALHRIRHATVSGIRMLLRGPEAQEGQSTDVDKAVDKFTFGALLPGRRYTIQATALSGLGGQEHPTESLASAPLHVWTRPLAPANLTAARVTATSAHVVWDAPTPGTLLEAYVINVTTSQTTKSRYIPNGKLSSYTVRDLMPGRRYQLSVTAVQSAEGEQLHSEPAHIYIITSSRDGADRRWHREGLHPRVLRNRLTPARLPELRLLSSQDPPDMPTSIPRFSELVDGRGRVSTKVHSLPGITVRPQPTAPVQLANVEPAPEQASQAPQLPEHGRNEHMERLKR, from the exons GTGAACAATAATGGGATCGTATCCTTCCTGAAGGAGGTTTCTCAGTTCACCCCAGTGGCCTTCCCCATCGCCAAGGACCGCTGTGTGGTGGCAGCCTTCTGGGCAGACGTGGACAATCGGCGGGCAGGTGACGTGTACTACCGAGAGGCCACTGACCCAGCCACGCTGCACAGAGCCACGGAGGACGTCAGGCGCTACTTCCCCGAGCTCCAAGACTTCTCTGCCACCTGGGTTTTCATAGCCACCTGGTACCGTGTGACCTTCTTTGGAGGCAGCTCGTCTTCCCCT GTCAACACATTCCAGACCGTGCTTATCACTGACGGCAAATTCTCCTTCACCATCTTCAACTATGAGACCGTCACGTGGACCACAGGCACACATGCCAGCAGCGGGGGCAATGCCACTGGCCTGGGGGGCATCGCAGCCCAG GCCGGCTTCAACGCGGGGGACGGGCGGCGCTACTTCAGCATCCCCGGCTCCCGCACGGCGGACATGGCGGAGGTGGAGGCCACCACCAACGTGGGTGTGCCCGGGCGCTGGGCGTTCAGAATCGATGATGCCCAGGTGCGCGTGGGGGGCTGCAGCCACACAA CCTCCGTGTGCCTGGCCCTGCGTCCCTGCCTCAACGGGGGCAAGTGCATCGATGACTGTGTCACGGGAAACCCCTCCTACTCCTGCTCCTGCCTCTCGGGCTTCACAGGGAGGAGGTGCCACCTGG atgtgaacGAGTGCGCTTCCCACCCGTGTCAGAACGGCGGGACCTGCACACACGGCGTCAACAGCTTCAGCTGCCAGTGCCCGGCTGGCTTTGGGGGACCCACCTGTGAGACAG TACAGTCGCCATGTGCTACCAAGGGGTGTGAGCACGGCGGCCAGTGCCAGGAGGAGGGCGGCTCTGCAGTGTGCGTGTGCCCAGCTGGCTACACGGGCAAGGCCTGCGAGACAG AGGTGGATGAATGCGGCTCTGGCCCGTGCCTGAACGGGGGAACGTGTGTGGACCTGGTGGGGAACTTCACCTGCCTGTGCACAGAGCCCTTCGAGGGACCCCGCTGTGAGACAG GAAGCCACCCAGTGCCTGACGCTTGCCTCTCGGCCCCTTGCCAGAATGGGGGCACCTGTGTGGATGCAGATCGGGGCTACGTGTGCGAATGCCCCCAAGGCTTCACAGGCCTGGACTGCAGGGACA GAACCCCCAGTGGCTGTGAGTGCCACAATGGTGGCAGATGCCCGAGAGCCAACGCCACCCTCTGCCAGTGCCCCCCAGGCTTCTTCGGGCTCCTCTGTGAATTTG AGGTCACAGCCACGCCCTGCAGCATGAACACACAGTGCCCTGACGGGGGCTACTGCATGGAGTACGGCGGGAGCTATCTCTGCGTCTGCCACACAGGACACAACGTCAGCCACT CACTGCCATCGCCCTGCGACTCTGACCCCTGCTTCAACGGAGGCTCCTGTGATGCCCACGATGACACGTACACGTGTGCATGCCCACGCGGGTTCCACGGCAGGCACTGCGAGAAAG CCCGGCCGCGCCTGTGCAGCTCAGGGCCCTGCAGGAACGGGGGCACGTGCAAGGAGGCAAGCGGCGAGTACCACTGCAGCTGCCCCTACCGCTTCACCGGGCGGCACTGTGAGATCG GAAAGCCAGACTCGTGCGCCTCTGGCCCCTGTCACAACGGTGGCACGTGCTTCCACTATATCGGCAAATACAAGTGTGACTGTCCCCCAGGCTTCTCTGGGCGGCACTGCGAGATAG ccccctccccctgctcccagaGCCCCTGCGTGAATGGGGGTACCTGCGAGGACCTGGGCACAGATTTCTCCTGCCGCTGCCAAGCAGGGTACACAGGACACCGGTGCCAGGCAG AGGTGGACTGCGGCCCCCCGGAGGAGGTGGAGCATGCCACACTGCACTCCAGCGGCACTCGCCTGGGCTCGGTGGCCCTGTACGTGTGTGACCGAGGCTACAGCCTGAGCACCCCCAAGCACGTCCGGGTTTGCCAGCCACAGGGTGTCTGGAGCGAGCTTCCCCGATGCCACG AAGTGGATGAGTGCCGGTCCCAGCCATGCCTGCATGGGGGCTCCTGCCAGGACCGTGTCGCCGGGTACCTGTGTGTCTGCCGCGCAGGGCGCGAGGGAGCCCAGTGTGAGCTGG AGACAGACGAGTGCCGAGGGCATCCCTGCAGGAACGGAGGCTCCTGCAGGCCCCTCCCGGGGGCCTTTGTCTGCCAGTGTCCGGCGGGCTTCGCTGGGGAGCACTGCGAGACAG AGGTGGACGCCTGCGACTCCAGCCCCTGCCAGCACGGAGGCCGGTGTGAGAATGGCGGCGGGGCCTACCTGTGCGTCTGCCCAGAGGGCTTCTTCGGCTACCACTGTGAGACAG TGAGTGACCCCTGCTTCTCCAGCCCCTGTGGGGGCCGTGGCTACTGCCTGGCCAGCAATGGGTCCCACAGCTGCACCTGCAAAGTGGGCTACACGGGCAAGGACTGCGCCAAAG AGCTCTTCCCACCAACGGCCCTCAAGGTGGAGCGAGTGGAAGAGAGCGGGGTCTCCATTTCCTGGCGCCCGCCCGAGGGCCAGGCCAGCAGGCAGGTGCTGGACGGCTACGCGGTCACCTACGCATCCCCCGACGGCTCCTACCGCCGCACCGACTTCGTGGAGAGGGGCCGCTCCTCGCACCGGCTTCGGGCGCTGGCGGCCGGCAGGCCCTACACCATCTCCGTCTTCTCGGTCCGGCGCAACGCGGGCAACAAGAACGACATCAGCAGGCCGGCCGTGCTGCTCGCGCGCACAC GACCCCGCCCTGTCGAGGGCCTTGAGGTCGCCGATGTGACAGCCAGCACCATCTCTGTGCGGTGGGCTCTGCACAGGATCCGTCACGCCACTGTCAGTGGCATCCGCATGCTGCTCCGGGGCCCCGAGGCCCAAGAGGGCCAGTCTACTGATGTGGACAAGGCCGTGGACAAGTTCACGTTTGG ggctctgctgCCAGGAAGGAGATACACCATCCAGGCGACTGCCCTCAGTGGGCTCGGAGGACAGGAGCATCCCACCGAGAGCCTGGCCTCAGCACCGCTGCACGTGTGGACTC GGCCCCTGGCTCCCGCAAACCTGACCGCTGCCCGGGTCACAGCCACCTCTGCCCATGTAGTCTGGGATGCCCCCACTCCGGGCACCTTGCTGGAGGCCTATGTCATCAATGTGACCACCAGCCAGACCACCAAGAGCCGCTACATCCCCAATGGGAAGCTGAGCTCCTACACAGTGCGGGACCTGATGCCCGGGCGGCGGTACCAGCTTTCCGTGACGGCCGTGCAGAGCGCCGAGGGTGAGCAGCTGCACAGTGAGCCTGCCCACATCTACATCATCACCT CCTCAAGGGACGGCGCTGACAGACGCTGGCACCGGGAAGGACTCCACCCTCGGGTGCTCAGAAACAGACTGACCCCCGCACGCCTGCCAGAGCTGCGCCTGCTCAGCAGCCAAGACCCCCCCGACATGCCGACCTCAATCCCCAG GTTCTCAGAGCTTGTGGATGGCAGAGGGCGGGTGAGCACCAAGGTCCACAGCTTGCCCGGCATCACCGTGAGACCAC AACCCACGGCTCCGGTGCAGCTCGCGAATGTGGAGCCGGCCCCCGAGCAGGCCAGCCAGGCCCCCCAGCTCCCCGAGCACGGCCGCAACGAGCACATGGAAA
- the SNED1 gene encoding sushi, nidogen and EGF-like domain-containing protein 1 isoform X7 yields the protein MPRGAAWALVLAAALGLGARAGRCAVALADFYPFGAERGDAVTPKQDDGGSGLRPLSVPFPFFGAEHSGLYVNNNGIVSFLKEVSQFTPVAFPIAKDRCVVAAFWADVDNRRAGDVYYREATDPATLHRATEDVRRYFPELQDFSATWVFIATWYRVTFFGGSSSSPVNTFQTVLITDGKFSFTIFNYETVTWTTGTHASSGGNATGLGGIAAQAGFNAGDGRRYFSIPGSRTADMAEVEATTNVGVPGRWAFRIDDAQVRVGGCSHTTSVCLALRPCLNGGKCIDDCVTGNPSYSCSCLSGFTGRRCHLDVNECASHPCQNGGTCTHGVNSFSCQCPAGFGGPTCETVQSPCATKGCEHGGQCQEEGGSAVCVCPAGYTGKACETEVDECGSGPCLNGGTCVDLVGNFTCLCTEPFEGPRCETGSHPVPDACLSAPCQNGGTCVDADRGYVCECPQGFTGLDCRDRTPSGCECHNGGRCPRANATLCQCPPGFFGLLCEFEVTATPCSMNTQCPDGGYCMEYGGSYLCVCHTGHNVSHSLPSPCDSDPCFNGGSCDAHDDTYTCACPRGFHGRHCEKARPRLCSSGPCRNGGTCKEASGEYHCSCPYRFTGRHCEIGKPDSCASGPCHNGGTCFHYIGKYKCDCPPGFSGRHCEIAPSPCSQSPCVNGGTCEDLGTDFSCRCQAGYTGHRCQAEVDCGPPEEVEHATLHSSGTRLGSVALYVCDRGYSLSTPKHVRVCQPQGVWSELPRCHEVDECRSQPCLHGGSCQDRVAGYLCVCRAGREGAQCELETDECRGHPCRNGGSCRPLPGAFVCQCPAGFAGEHCETEVDACDSSPCQHGGRCENGGGAYLCVCPEGFFGYHCETVSDPCFSSPCGGRGYCLASNGSHSCTCKVGYTGKDCAKELFPPTALKVERVEESGVSISWRPPEGQASRQVLDGYAVTYASPDGSYRRTDFVERGRSSHRLRALAAGRPYTISVFSVRRNAGNKNDISRPAVLLARTRPRPVEGLEVADVTASTISVRWALHRIRHATVSGIRMLLRGPEAQEGQSTDVDKAVDKFTFGALLPGRRYTIQATALSGLGGQEHPTESLASAPLHVWTRPLAPANLTAARVTATSAHVVWDAPTPGTLLEAYVINVTTSQTTKSRYIPNGKLSSYTVRDLMPGRRYQLSVTAVQSAEGEQLHSEPAHIYIITSSRDGADRRWHREGLHPRVLRNRLTPARLPELRLLSSQDPPDMPTSIPRFSELVDGRGRVSTKVHSLPGITVRPQPTAPVQLANVEPAPEQASQAPQLPEHGRNEHMEILSTEQG from the exons GTGAACAATAATGGGATCGTATCCTTCCTGAAGGAGGTTTCTCAGTTCACCCCAGTGGCCTTCCCCATCGCCAAGGACCGCTGTGTGGTGGCAGCCTTCTGGGCAGACGTGGACAATCGGCGGGCAGGTGACGTGTACTACCGAGAGGCCACTGACCCAGCCACGCTGCACAGAGCCACGGAGGACGTCAGGCGCTACTTCCCCGAGCTCCAAGACTTCTCTGCCACCTGGGTTTTCATAGCCACCTGGTACCGTGTGACCTTCTTTGGAGGCAGCTCGTCTTCCCCT GTCAACACATTCCAGACCGTGCTTATCACTGACGGCAAATTCTCCTTCACCATCTTCAACTATGAGACCGTCACGTGGACCACAGGCACACATGCCAGCAGCGGGGGCAATGCCACTGGCCTGGGGGGCATCGCAGCCCAG GCCGGCTTCAACGCGGGGGACGGGCGGCGCTACTTCAGCATCCCCGGCTCCCGCACGGCGGACATGGCGGAGGTGGAGGCCACCACCAACGTGGGTGTGCCCGGGCGCTGGGCGTTCAGAATCGATGATGCCCAGGTGCGCGTGGGGGGCTGCAGCCACACAA CCTCCGTGTGCCTGGCCCTGCGTCCCTGCCTCAACGGGGGCAAGTGCATCGATGACTGTGTCACGGGAAACCCCTCCTACTCCTGCTCCTGCCTCTCGGGCTTCACAGGGAGGAGGTGCCACCTGG atgtgaacGAGTGCGCTTCCCACCCGTGTCAGAACGGCGGGACCTGCACACACGGCGTCAACAGCTTCAGCTGCCAGTGCCCGGCTGGCTTTGGGGGACCCACCTGTGAGACAG TACAGTCGCCATGTGCTACCAAGGGGTGTGAGCACGGCGGCCAGTGCCAGGAGGAGGGCGGCTCTGCAGTGTGCGTGTGCCCAGCTGGCTACACGGGCAAGGCCTGCGAGACAG AGGTGGATGAATGCGGCTCTGGCCCGTGCCTGAACGGGGGAACGTGTGTGGACCTGGTGGGGAACTTCACCTGCCTGTGCACAGAGCCCTTCGAGGGACCCCGCTGTGAGACAG GAAGCCACCCAGTGCCTGACGCTTGCCTCTCGGCCCCTTGCCAGAATGGGGGCACCTGTGTGGATGCAGATCGGGGCTACGTGTGCGAATGCCCCCAAGGCTTCACAGGCCTGGACTGCAGGGACA GAACCCCCAGTGGCTGTGAGTGCCACAATGGTGGCAGATGCCCGAGAGCCAACGCCACCCTCTGCCAGTGCCCCCCAGGCTTCTTCGGGCTCCTCTGTGAATTTG AGGTCACAGCCACGCCCTGCAGCATGAACACACAGTGCCCTGACGGGGGCTACTGCATGGAGTACGGCGGGAGCTATCTCTGCGTCTGCCACACAGGACACAACGTCAGCCACT CACTGCCATCGCCCTGCGACTCTGACCCCTGCTTCAACGGAGGCTCCTGTGATGCCCACGATGACACGTACACGTGTGCATGCCCACGCGGGTTCCACGGCAGGCACTGCGAGAAAG CCCGGCCGCGCCTGTGCAGCTCAGGGCCCTGCAGGAACGGGGGCACGTGCAAGGAGGCAAGCGGCGAGTACCACTGCAGCTGCCCCTACCGCTTCACCGGGCGGCACTGTGAGATCG GAAAGCCAGACTCGTGCGCCTCTGGCCCCTGTCACAACGGTGGCACGTGCTTCCACTATATCGGCAAATACAAGTGTGACTGTCCCCCAGGCTTCTCTGGGCGGCACTGCGAGATAG ccccctccccctgctcccagaGCCCCTGCGTGAATGGGGGTACCTGCGAGGACCTGGGCACAGATTTCTCCTGCCGCTGCCAAGCAGGGTACACAGGACACCGGTGCCAGGCAG AGGTGGACTGCGGCCCCCCGGAGGAGGTGGAGCATGCCACACTGCACTCCAGCGGCACTCGCCTGGGCTCGGTGGCCCTGTACGTGTGTGACCGAGGCTACAGCCTGAGCACCCCCAAGCACGTCCGGGTTTGCCAGCCACAGGGTGTCTGGAGCGAGCTTCCCCGATGCCACG AAGTGGATGAGTGCCGGTCCCAGCCATGCCTGCATGGGGGCTCCTGCCAGGACCGTGTCGCCGGGTACCTGTGTGTCTGCCGCGCAGGGCGCGAGGGAGCCCAGTGTGAGCTGG AGACAGACGAGTGCCGAGGGCATCCCTGCAGGAACGGAGGCTCCTGCAGGCCCCTCCCGGGGGCCTTTGTCTGCCAGTGTCCGGCGGGCTTCGCTGGGGAGCACTGCGAGACAG AGGTGGACGCCTGCGACTCCAGCCCCTGCCAGCACGGAGGCCGGTGTGAGAATGGCGGCGGGGCCTACCTGTGCGTCTGCCCAGAGGGCTTCTTCGGCTACCACTGTGAGACAG TGAGTGACCCCTGCTTCTCCAGCCCCTGTGGGGGCCGTGGCTACTGCCTGGCCAGCAATGGGTCCCACAGCTGCACCTGCAAAGTGGGCTACACGGGCAAGGACTGCGCCAAAG AGCTCTTCCCACCAACGGCCCTCAAGGTGGAGCGAGTGGAAGAGAGCGGGGTCTCCATTTCCTGGCGCCCGCCCGAGGGCCAGGCCAGCAGGCAGGTGCTGGACGGCTACGCGGTCACCTACGCATCCCCCGACGGCTCCTACCGCCGCACCGACTTCGTGGAGAGGGGCCGCTCCTCGCACCGGCTTCGGGCGCTGGCGGCCGGCAGGCCCTACACCATCTCCGTCTTCTCGGTCCGGCGCAACGCGGGCAACAAGAACGACATCAGCAGGCCGGCCGTGCTGCTCGCGCGCACAC GACCCCGCCCTGTCGAGGGCCTTGAGGTCGCCGATGTGACAGCCAGCACCATCTCTGTGCGGTGGGCTCTGCACAGGATCCGTCACGCCACTGTCAGTGGCATCCGCATGCTGCTCCGGGGCCCCGAGGCCCAAGAGGGCCAGTCTACTGATGTGGACAAGGCCGTGGACAAGTTCACGTTTGG ggctctgctgCCAGGAAGGAGATACACCATCCAGGCGACTGCCCTCAGTGGGCTCGGAGGACAGGAGCATCCCACCGAGAGCCTGGCCTCAGCACCGCTGCACGTGTGGACTC GGCCCCTGGCTCCCGCAAACCTGACCGCTGCCCGGGTCACAGCCACCTCTGCCCATGTAGTCTGGGATGCCCCCACTCCGGGCACCTTGCTGGAGGCCTATGTCATCAATGTGACCACCAGCCAGACCACCAAGAGCCGCTACATCCCCAATGGGAAGCTGAGCTCCTACACAGTGCGGGACCTGATGCCCGGGCGGCGGTACCAGCTTTCCGTGACGGCCGTGCAGAGCGCCGAGGGTGAGCAGCTGCACAGTGAGCCTGCCCACATCTACATCATCACCT CCTCAAGGGACGGCGCTGACAGACGCTGGCACCGGGAAGGACTCCACCCTCGGGTGCTCAGAAACAGACTGACCCCCGCACGCCTGCCAGAGCTGCGCCTGCTCAGCAGCCAAGACCCCCCCGACATGCCGACCTCAATCCCCAG GTTCTCAGAGCTTGTGGATGGCAGAGGGCGGGTGAGCACCAAGGTCCACAGCTTGCCCGGCATCACCGTGAGACCAC AACCCACGGCTCCGGTGCAGCTCGCGAATGTGGAGCCGGCCCCCGAGCAGGCCAGCCAGGCCCCCCAGCTCCCCGAGCACGGCCGCAACGAGCACATGGAAA